In Rhizobium sp. WSM4643, the following are encoded in one genomic region:
- a CDS encoding carbon-phosphorus lyase complex subunit PhnI — MYVAVKGGETAIANAHRLLADRRRGDRSLPAIGIEQIVAQLALAVDRVMAEASLFDRTLAALAIRQSRGDMIEAIFLLRAYRTTLPRFGYSRPLDTADMTIERRISATYKDLPGGQLLGPTFDYTHRLLDPSLLSDEAVETPAQRVAEAGRIIRVSEILGEEGLIEADGDMPEDHEIGDLTREPMEFPMTRDLRLQALARGDEGFLLALGYSTQRGYGRNHPFTGEIRIGDVEVEFDVPELGFAVSLGTIQITECQMVNQFKGSAKAPPQFTRGYGLVFGQSERKAMAMSLVDRALRAEELGEDITAPAQDEEFVISHSDNVQATGFVEHLKLPHYVDFQAELDLVRRMRREFEAARNGGEAMKEAAE, encoded by the coding sequence ATGTATGTTGCCGTCAAGGGTGGCGAGACCGCCATCGCCAATGCCCACCGCCTGCTCGCCGACCGCCGCCGCGGCGACCGTTCGCTGCCGGCGATCGGCATCGAACAGATCGTGGCGCAGCTGGCGCTCGCCGTCGACCGCGTCATGGCCGAAGCTTCGCTTTTCGACCGCACACTCGCTGCACTCGCCATCCGCCAATCGCGCGGTGACATGATCGAGGCGATCTTCCTGCTGCGCGCTTATCGCACGACGCTGCCACGTTTCGGCTATTCCAGGCCGCTCGACACGGCTGATATGACGATCGAACGCCGCATCTCGGCGACCTACAAGGATCTGCCGGGCGGCCAGCTTCTTGGGCCCACCTTCGACTATACCCACCGGCTGCTCGATCCCTCGCTGCTTTCGGACGAGGCGGTGGAGACGCCCGCTCAGCGCGTCGCCGAGGCCGGCCGCATCATACGCGTCTCCGAGATCCTCGGCGAGGAAGGCCTGATCGAGGCCGACGGCGACATGCCGGAAGATCACGAGATCGGCGACCTGACCCGCGAACCGATGGAATTCCCGATGACCCGGGATCTCCGCCTGCAGGCGCTTGCCCGCGGCGACGAGGGCTTCCTGCTGGCGCTCGGTTATTCGACCCAGCGCGGCTATGGCCGCAATCACCCCTTCACCGGTGAAATCCGCATCGGCGACGTCGAGGTGGAATTCGACGTGCCGGAACTTGGTTTCGCCGTCTCGCTCGGCACGATCCAGATCACCGAATGCCAGATGGTCAACCAGTTCAAGGGGTCGGCCAAGGCGCCGCCGCAATTTACCCGCGGCTACGGCCTGGTCTTCGGCCAGAGCGAGCGCAAGGCGATGGCGATGTCGCTGGTCGACCGTGCGCTTCGCGCCGAAGAACTCGGCGAGGATATCACCGCACCGGCCCAGGACGAGGAATTCGTCATCTCGCACTCCGACAACGTCCAGGCGACGGGCTTCGTCGAGCATCTGAAGCTTCCGCATTATGTGGACTTCCAGGCCGAACTCGATCTCGTCCGCCGCATGCGCCGCGAATTCGAAGCCGCCCGCAACGGTGGCGAAGCCATGAAGGAAGCCGCCGAATGA
- the phnL gene encoding phosphonate C-P lyase system protein PhnL, giving the protein MATPLVVSEVSKSFTMHLRDGIKLPVVSDVAFSVASGECVVLGGPSGIGKSSLLKMIYGNYAVDTGQILIRHDGRIVDLASTDPRTVLNVRRNTLGYVSQFLRTVPRVAAIDVVAEPLVARGEDAATAREKAGALLARLNLPETLWQLPPATFSGGEQQRVNIARGFITEHTILLLDEPTASLDARNRAVVVGMIAEKKTAGVALLGIFHDEEVREAVADRILDVQQFSPGKIGA; this is encoded by the coding sequence ATGGCAACGCCCCTCGTCGTTTCCGAAGTCTCGAAGAGCTTCACCATGCATCTGCGCGACGGCATCAAGCTGCCCGTCGTCTCTGATGTCGCCTTCTCGGTCGCATCAGGCGAATGCGTCGTGCTCGGCGGCCCATCGGGCATCGGAAAGAGCTCGCTGCTCAAGATGATCTACGGCAATTATGCCGTCGACACCGGCCAGATCCTCATCCGCCACGACGGACGCATCGTCGATCTCGCCTCCACCGATCCGCGCACCGTGCTCAACGTCCGCCGCAATACGCTCGGCTATGTCAGCCAGTTCCTGCGCACCGTGCCGCGCGTCGCGGCGATCGACGTGGTTGCCGAACCGCTGGTGGCACGCGGCGAGGACGCCGCCACGGCGCGGGAAAAGGCGGGCGCCCTGCTGGCCAGGCTCAATCTGCCGGAAACGCTCTGGCAGCTTCCGCCCGCCACCTTCTCCGGCGGCGAGCAGCAACGCGTCAACATCGCGCGCGGCTTCATCACCGAGCATACGATCCTGCTTCTCGACGAACCCACAGCCTCGCTCGATGCCAGGAACCGTGCCGTCGTCGTCGGCATGATCGCGGAAAAGAAAACGGCGGGTGTGGCCCTTCTCGGCATCTTCCACGACGAGGAAGTGCGCGAAGCCGTGGCCGACCGCATTCTCGACGTCCAGCAGTTCTCACCCGGAAAGATCGGTGCATGA
- a CDS encoding DapH/DapD/GlmU-related protein: MSRKLDIEPYFHETASVSDSTFGRYTEVSERCRISEATFGDYSYIMQDGSVWCATIGKFVNIAAAVRINATNHPTWRATLHHFTYRAADYWPDGDMETDFFAWRRANRVTIGNDVWIGHGATILPGVNVGNGAVIGAGAVVSKDVAPYTIVGGVPAKLIRERFPREVGERMDRLSWWDWEHDRLRQALQDFRNLDAEDFLCRYGG; encoded by the coding sequence ATGAGCCGCAAGCTTGATATCGAGCCCTATTTTCATGAGACGGCATCCGTCAGCGATTCCACCTTCGGGCGCTATACCGAGGTCTCGGAACGCTGCCGCATCAGCGAGGCCACGTTCGGCGACTATTCCTACATCATGCAGGATGGCTCCGTCTGGTGTGCGACGATCGGCAAGTTCGTCAATATCGCCGCCGCCGTGCGCATCAATGCCACCAACCATCCGACCTGGCGCGCGACACTGCATCATTTCACCTATCGCGCCGCCGACTACTGGCCGGACGGCGACATGGAGACGGACTTCTTCGCCTGGCGTCGCGCAAACCGGGTGACCATCGGCAACGATGTCTGGATCGGCCACGGCGCGACCATTCTGCCCGGCGTCAACGTCGGCAACGGCGCGGTGATCGGAGCCGGCGCCGTCGTGTCGAAGGACGTCGCGCCCTATACGATCGTCGGCGGCGTGCCGGCCAAGCTCATCCGCGAGCGCTTTCCAAGAGAGGTCGGCGAACGGATGGACAGGCTTTCCTGGTGGGACTGGGAGCATGACCGGCTGCGCCAGGCGCTCCAAGATTTCCGCAACCTAGACGCGGAAGATTTCCTGTGCCGCTACGGCGGTTAA
- the phnE gene encoding phosphonate ABC transporter, permease protein PhnE: protein MTIADTQPHMQSTQEIGTAWSRMVAKRRFYTILGLVILIAAFISSVRFADESNAGHFFDRLPHLFDFLSWLIPKDWDDVWRALFDIASVNDKGGEEFNFDKGRVYVWGAFYIPEYFELMIVTINVALISTIIAFVIAVPLSFFAARNLTNSWPLRIFTKRLMEFLRAFPEIVIAGLFSAILSIGPVAAIIAITLHTIGALGKLFYEVAENIDMKPHEGMKAVGANWWERVRFAALPQVLPNFTSYALLRLEVNVRASTIIGAVGGGGIGEELKLSISRGFGAKTMALVLLLFVTIVAVDQFSAWLRRRLVGEHAFLLQH from the coding sequence ATGACTATTGCCGATACACAGCCGCACATGCAGAGCACGCAGGAGATCGGCACCGCCTGGAGCCGGATGGTCGCCAAGCGCCGCTTCTACACCATCCTCGGCCTGGTTATCCTCATTGCGGCTTTCATCAGTTCGGTCCGCTTCGCCGACGAGAGCAATGCCGGCCATTTCTTCGACCGCCTGCCGCATCTCTTCGACTTCCTGAGCTGGCTCATCCCCAAGGATTGGGACGACGTCTGGCGCGCGCTGTTCGACATAGCGAGCGTCAACGACAAGGGCGGCGAGGAATTCAATTTCGACAAGGGACGCGTCTATGTCTGGGGCGCCTTCTACATTCCCGAATATTTCGAGCTGATGATCGTCACCATCAACGTGGCGCTGATCTCGACGATCATCGCCTTCGTCATTGCCGTTCCCTTGAGCTTCTTTGCCGCGCGCAACCTGACGAATTCATGGCCGTTGCGCATCTTCACCAAGCGGCTGATGGAGTTTCTGCGCGCCTTCCCTGAAATCGTCATTGCCGGGCTGTTTTCGGCGATCCTGTCGATCGGGCCGGTCGCCGCCATCATCGCCATCACCCTGCACACGATCGGCGCGCTCGGCAAACTCTTCTACGAAGTGGCCGAAAATATCGACATGAAGCCTCACGAGGGCATGAAGGCCGTCGGCGCCAACTGGTGGGAACGCGTGCGCTTTGCCGCCCTGCCGCAAGTGCTGCCGAATTTCACCTCCTATGCGCTGCTGCGCCTCGAGGTCAATGTGCGTGCTTCGACCATCATCGGCGCCGTCGGCGGCGGTGGCATCGGCGAGGAGCTGAAGCTTTCGATCTCGCGCGGTTTCGGCGCCAAGACCATGGCGCTCGTTCTTCTGCTGTTCGTGACGATCGTCGCCGTCGACCAGTTCTCCGCATGGCTGCGCCGCCGTCTTGTCGGTGAACACGCCTTCCTCCTGCAACATTGA
- the phnK gene encoding phosphonate C-P lyase system protein PhnK, with the protein MSDTPLLKVHDVSKFYGNRIGCRDVSFDLWPGEVLAVVGESGSGKTTLLNCLSTRLLPSTGSVEYHMRDGSYRDLYRMNEAERRFLMRTDWGFVHQNPADGLRMTVSAGANVGERLMAIGDRHYGRIRASAIDWLERVEIDADRIDDQPRAFSGGMRQRLQIARNLVTGPRLVFMDEPTGGLDVSVQARLLDLVRGLVNDLGLSAIIVTHDLAVARLLSHRMMVMKDGYVIEHGLTDRVLDDPREPYTQLLVSSILQV; encoded by the coding sequence ATGAGCGATACTCCGCTTCTCAAAGTCCATGACGTTTCGAAATTCTACGGCAACCGCATCGGCTGCCGCGACGTCTCGTTCGACCTCTGGCCCGGCGAAGTGCTCGCCGTCGTCGGTGAATCCGGCTCCGGCAAGACGACGCTGCTCAACTGCCTCTCCACCCGGCTGCTGCCGAGCACCGGCAGCGTCGAATATCACATGCGCGATGGCAGCTACCGCGATCTCTATCGCATGAACGAGGCCGAGCGGCGCTTCCTGATGCGCACCGACTGGGGCTTCGTGCACCAGAACCCGGCCGATGGCCTGCGCATGACCGTTTCTGCCGGCGCCAATGTCGGCGAACGGCTGATGGCGATCGGCGACCGGCACTACGGCAGGATCCGCGCTTCGGCGATCGACTGGCTCGAACGCGTCGAGATCGACGCCGACCGCATCGACGACCAGCCGCGTGCCTTTTCCGGCGGCATGCGCCAGCGATTGCAGATCGCCCGCAACCTCGTCACCGGCCCGCGCCTCGTCTTCATGGATGAACCCACAGGCGGCCTCGACGTCTCGGTGCAGGCGCGGCTGCTCGATCTCGTGCGCGGCCTCGTCAACGACCTCGGCCTCTCGGCCATCATCGTCACCCACGATCTCGCCGTCGCACGCCTGCTCTCGCACCGGATGATGGTGATGAAGGACGGCTACGTCATCGAACACGGGCTGACCGACCGCGTGCTCGACGACCCGCGCGAACCCTACACGCAGCTGCTCGTCTCCTCGATCCTGCAGGTCTGA
- the phnF gene encoding phosphonate metabolism transcriptional regulator PhnF, translating to MAGLKQVQRQTGVALWRQIADRIREAISTGAYDETGMVPPETMLALQFGVNRHTVRSALAALAQEGIVRAVQGRGTLIERKERLNFPITRRTRFTAGIGDQAREMRGLLLDEAKEEASAEIARWLGLKPGEEVIRLETLRQADKRPVSRATSWFPAKRFAGIGEAYRTGESITKAFAELGLPDYVRATTEVTAAHASAADMADLELTPGAILLIAKAMNTDLEGVPVQYSISRFAADRVQFTIEN from the coding sequence ATGGCGGGATTGAAGCAGGTGCAAAGGCAAACCGGCGTGGCGCTCTGGCGCCAGATCGCCGATCGGATTCGTGAGGCGATCAGCACGGGAGCCTATGACGAAACGGGAATGGTGCCGCCGGAAACAATGCTGGCGCTGCAATTCGGCGTCAACCGGCATACGGTGCGTAGCGCGCTGGCGGCATTGGCGCAGGAGGGTATCGTCCGTGCGGTACAGGGTCGCGGCACGCTGATCGAGCGTAAGGAGCGACTGAACTTCCCGATCACCCGGCGCACCCGTTTTACCGCCGGCATCGGCGATCAAGCCCGAGAGATGCGCGGCCTTCTGCTCGATGAGGCAAAGGAAGAAGCGAGTGCCGAGATTGCCCGCTGGCTGGGCCTGAAGCCGGGAGAAGAGGTGATCCGCCTGGAAACATTGCGTCAGGCGGACAAGCGGCCGGTTTCAAGGGCGACGAGCTGGTTTCCCGCCAAGCGCTTTGCCGGTATCGGTGAGGCCTACCGGACGGGAGAATCGATTACCAAGGCTTTCGCTGAACTCGGCCTGCCGGATTATGTCCGGGCGACGACCGAAGTGACGGCCGCCCATGCGAGTGCGGCCGACATGGCCGACCTCGAACTCACCCCCGGCGCGATCCTGCTGATCGCCAAGGCGATGAATACCGATCTTGAGGGTGTGCCGGTGCAATATTCGATCAGCCGCTTCGCGGCCGACCGGGTACAGTTCACCATCGAGAATTGA
- the phnD gene encoding phosphonate ABC transporter substrate-binding protein: MLKKALFAATALFALAGAAHAADLKEFRIGILGGENETDRLRNYACLADHLKQEFGFEKVSLFPAADYDGVIQGLLGGTLDFAELGASGYAAVYIKDPKAVTPILTTQQKDGSTGYHSIGLALKSSGIKTIQDAKGKKLGYADPDSTSGYLVPLTQIPKDTGMPNDKFFASTQFNGGHENNLLAAYDGKVDVAVDDSSGIGDFKDGYTSGTFRKEVDKGAVDPNKLVEVWRSPLIPNGPLVVRNALGEEWQTKLAAFFTALPEKDHKCFAAIEGGDYKGYSPVKHDFYNTVVEVRKAAIGG; this comes from the coding sequence ATGTTGAAGAAAGCACTCTTTGCGGCAACGGCGCTCTTCGCGCTCGCCGGCGCTGCCCATGCTGCAGACCTCAAGGAATTCCGCATCGGCATCCTCGGCGGCGAAAACGAAACCGACCGCCTGCGCAACTATGCCTGCCTTGCCGACCACCTGAAGCAGGAATTCGGCTTCGAGAAGGTTTCGCTCTTCCCGGCCGCCGACTATGACGGCGTGATCCAGGGTCTGCTCGGCGGCACGCTCGACTTCGCCGAACTCGGCGCCTCCGGCTACGCCGCCGTGTACATCAAGGATCCGAAGGCTGTCACGCCGATCCTGACGACGCAGCAGAAGGACGGCTCGACGGGTTACCACTCGATCGGCCTCGCTCTGAAATCATCGGGCATCAAGACCATCCAGGACGCCAAGGGCAAGAAGCTCGGCTACGCCGACCCGGATTCCACCTCCGGCTATCTCGTTCCGCTGACGCAGATCCCGAAGGACACGGGCATGCCGAACGATAAGTTCTTCGCTTCGACCCAGTTCAACGGCGGCCACGAGAACAACCTTCTCGCCGCCTATGACGGTAAGGTCGACGTCGCCGTCGACGATAGCTCGGGCATCGGCGATTTCAAGGACGGCTACACCTCCGGCACCTTCCGCAAGGAAGTCGACAAGGGCGCCGTCGATCCGAACAAGCTGGTCGAAGTATGGCGTTCGCCGCTGATTCCGAACGGCCCGCTCGTCGTTCGCAACGCTCTCGGCGAAGAATGGCAGACGAAGCTTGCAGCCTTCTTCACGGCTCTGCCGGAAAAGGATCACAAGTGCTTCGCGGCTATCGAAGGCGGCGATTACAAGGGCTACTCGCCCGTCAAGCACGACTTCTACAACACTGTCGTTGAAGTCCGCAAAGCTGCCATCGGCGGCTGA
- the phnC gene encoding phosphonate ABC transporter ATP-binding protein gives MFELKNVTRRFGKKLAVDSVTLAIPQGQMVGIIGRSGAGKSTLLRMINRLQEPSSGSVHFAGVEVSGLRGQALRNWQRDCAMIFQQFNLVPRLDVLTNVMLGRLNHRSTLMSLLNIFTREERVHAIAALERLGIEQTALQAAGTLSGGQQQRVAIARALMQNPKMVLADEPIASLDPLNAKIVMDALRDINEREGITVITNLHTLDTARNYCERIVGMAGGRVVFEGKPSELTAAAVKEIYGTDKDGAGIDETVTSTSINTAPERADNQSAGTQPLALAGL, from the coding sequence ATGTTCGAGCTGAAGAATGTCACACGTCGTTTCGGAAAAAAGCTCGCTGTCGATTCCGTCACGCTCGCCATTCCCCAAGGCCAGATGGTCGGCATCATCGGCCGCTCCGGCGCCGGCAAGTCGACGCTGCTGCGCATGATCAACCGCCTGCAGGAGCCGAGCTCCGGCTCCGTTCATTTCGCCGGCGTCGAGGTCTCCGGGCTTCGCGGACAGGCGCTGCGCAACTGGCAGCGCGACTGCGCGATGATCTTCCAGCAGTTCAACCTGGTGCCACGCCTCGACGTTCTCACCAATGTCATGCTCGGCCGCCTCAATCACCGCTCGACGCTTATGAGCCTGCTCAACATCTTCACCCGCGAGGAACGCGTGCATGCCATCGCAGCACTCGAGCGCCTCGGCATCGAGCAGACGGCGCTGCAGGCAGCCGGCACGCTTTCCGGCGGCCAGCAGCAGCGCGTGGCGATCGCCCGCGCGCTGATGCAGAACCCGAAAATGGTTCTTGCCGACGAACCGATCGCCTCGCTCGATCCGCTGAACGCCAAGATCGTCATGGATGCGCTGCGCGATATCAACGAGCGCGAGGGCATCACCGTCATCACCAACCTTCATACGCTCGACACCGCCCGCAACTATTGTGAGCGCATCGTCGGCATGGCCGGCGGCCGCGTCGTCTTCGAGGGCAAGCCCTCGGAGCTGACCGCCGCAGCGGTGAAGGAAATCTACGGGACGGACAAGGACGGCGCCGGCATCGACGAAACGGTGACCTCGACATCGATCAATACAGCCCCCGAGCGGGCAGACAATCAATCCGCCGGCACCCAACCGCTGGCGCTGGCCGGCCTCTGA
- the phnG gene encoding phosphonate C-P lyase system protein PhnG: MISADRTDAASQTASGRKRAADLLARAERSELQAVFDALPEKPVAHPVRGPETGLVMVRGRIGGGGAPFNLGEVTVTRATVRLDTGSVGHAQALGTDREKARLAAIFDALWQEEATKDFVEQALLLPITERIADAERRKADETAATRVDFFTMVRGDN, encoded by the coding sequence ATGATATCAGCGGACAGGACAGACGCTGCGTCACAGACGGCATCCGGGCGCAAACGCGCCGCCGATCTGCTGGCGCGTGCGGAGCGCAGCGAACTCCAGGCGGTCTTCGATGCGCTGCCGGAAAAGCCTGTGGCCCATCCGGTGCGCGGACCGGAGACCGGGCTGGTGATGGTGCGCGGACGCATCGGCGGCGGCGGCGCTCCTTTCAATCTGGGCGAGGTGACCGTGACACGCGCCACGGTCCGGCTCGACACCGGTTCGGTCGGCCATGCGCAGGCGCTCGGCACCGACCGCGAGAAGGCCAGGCTTGCGGCGATCTTCGACGCGCTCTGGCAGGAGGAGGCGACGAAGGACTTCGTCGAACAGGCCTTGCTTTTACCGATCACTGAGCGGATCGCCGATGCCGAACGCCGCAAGGCGGACGAGACAGCGGCAACCCGCGTCGATTTCTTCACCATGGTGCGGGGAGACAACTGA
- the phnH gene encoding phosphonate C-P lyase system protein PhnH → MGLKTEALTGGFAEPVFHAQSVFKMLMDGMARPGTIQTVQPDVAPPAPLGIAAGTIALTLCDHDTSVWLSLGLARSAVPEWLGFHTGAPLITEKAEARFAFTEAGTALSSFGLFASGTQEYPDRSTTLIIELANLEGGRRLALMGPGIQSMTEIAPIGLPETFLRLWTENRALFPRGVDIVLTASKRFLCLPRTTKITATEI, encoded by the coding sequence ATGGGCCTGAAGACAGAAGCTTTGACCGGCGGCTTTGCCGAGCCGGTCTTCCATGCCCAAAGCGTCTTCAAGATGCTGATGGACGGCATGGCCCGCCCCGGCACGATCCAGACCGTTCAGCCCGATGTCGCTCCGCCGGCACCGCTCGGCATCGCCGCCGGCACGATCGCGCTGACGCTTTGCGACCACGACACGTCAGTCTGGCTTTCACTGGGACTGGCGAGATCCGCCGTGCCGGAGTGGCTCGGCTTCCATACCGGCGCACCGTTGATCACCGAAAAAGCCGAGGCGCGCTTTGCCTTCACCGAGGCCGGCACCGCACTTTCCTCCTTCGGCCTCTTTGCATCAGGCACGCAGGAATATCCCGACCGCTCGACGACCCTCATCATCGAACTCGCCAATCTCGAGGGTGGCCGCAGGCTGGCGCTCATGGGTCCCGGCATCCAGAGCATGACGGAGATTGCGCCGATCGGCCTGCCGGAGACCTTCCTGCGGCTCTGGACCGAGAACCGCGCGCTCTTTCCGCGCGGCGTCGACATCGTGCTGACGGCGAGCAAGCGTTTCCTCTGCCTGCCGCGCACCACCAAGATCACAGCAACGGAGATCTGA
- the dapB gene encoding 4-hydroxy-tetrahydrodipicolinate reductase encodes MSDAAMKLVVVGAAGRMGQTLIRLIHSIEGVTLHAAVERAGSRFVGKDAGEIAGLGPTGVIIGDDPLNAFLDAEGVLDFTSPAATVEFSGLAAQARIVHVIGTTGCSGDDNARIAAAARHARIVKSGNMSLGVNLLGVLAEQAARALDPDDWDIEILEMHHKHKVDAPSGTALLFGEAAAKGRGIDLASKSVRVRDGHTGAREAGTIGFATLRGGSVIGEHSVLFAGEGEIVTLSHSAADRSIFARGAIKAALWARDKKPGLYSMLDVLGLSSS; translated from the coding sequence ATGAGCGATGCTGCGATGAAACTGGTGGTGGTTGGCGCAGCCGGACGCATGGGGCAGACGCTGATCCGGCTCATCCATTCCATCGAAGGTGTCACGCTGCATGCCGCGGTCGAGCGCGCCGGCTCGCGCTTCGTCGGCAAGGATGCCGGCGAGATCGCCGGTCTCGGCCCGACAGGGGTCATCATCGGCGACGATCCGCTCAACGCTTTTCTCGACGCCGAAGGCGTGCTCGACTTTACCTCGCCTGCTGCAACAGTGGAATTCTCAGGCCTCGCCGCGCAGGCCCGCATCGTCCATGTCATCGGCACGACCGGCTGTTCGGGCGACGACAATGCCAGGATCGCCGCGGCGGCCCGCCATGCCCGCATCGTCAAGTCGGGCAATATGAGCCTTGGGGTCAATCTGCTCGGCGTGCTCGCCGAGCAGGCAGCGCGAGCGCTCGATCCTGACGATTGGGATATCGAGATCCTGGAAATGCACCACAAGCACAAGGTAGATGCGCCGTCCGGCACCGCCCTTCTTTTCGGCGAGGCCGCGGCAAAGGGGCGCGGCATCGATCTTGCCTCAAAGTCGGTCCGGGTGCGCGACGGCCATACCGGCGCCCGCGAAGCGGGCACGATCGGCTTTGCGACGCTGCGCGGCGGCTCCGTCATCGGCGAGCATTCCGTGCTTTTTGCCGGCGAAGGGGAAATCGTCACCCTGTCGCACAGTGCGGCCGACCGCTCGATCTTTGCCCGCGGCGCCATCAAGGCGGCCCTTTGGGCGCGCGACAAGAAGCCGGGTCTCTATTCCATGCTCGACGTGCTCGGGCTTTCTTCCTCATAA
- a CDS encoding alpha-D-ribose 1-methylphosphonate 5-phosphate C-P-lyase PhnJ, translating into MTDLASYNFAYLDEQTKRMIRRAILKAIAIPGYQVPFASREMPMPYGWGTGGVQVTASIIGPDDVLKVIDQGADDTTNAVSIRAFFQKVANVAVTTHTKDATIIQTRHRIPEEKLGAGQVLVYQVPIPEPLRFLEPRETETRKMHALEEYGLMHVKLYEDIAHNGRISRTYAYPVKVHGRYVMDPSPTPKFDNPKMHMSDALQLFGAGREKRIYAVPPYTDVVSLDFEDYPFDIQRFDRPCALCGAEDVYLDEVVLDDKGGRMFVCSDTDHCEDRRAHGHAGEMLAREAAE; encoded by the coding sequence ATGACCGATCTGGCCAGCTACAACTTCGCCTATCTCGACGAACAGACCAAGCGCATGATCCGCCGCGCCATCCTGAAGGCAATCGCCATTCCGGGTTACCAGGTGCCCTTCGCCTCGCGCGAAATGCCGATGCCCTATGGCTGGGGCACCGGCGGCGTGCAGGTGACGGCCTCGATTATCGGACCTGATGACGTGCTGAAGGTCATCGACCAGGGCGCCGACGACACGACCAACGCCGTTTCCATCCGCGCCTTCTTCCAGAAGGTCGCCAATGTCGCGGTGACGACGCATACCAAGGATGCGACGATCATCCAGACGCGCCACCGCATTCCCGAGGAAAAGCTCGGGGCCGGACAGGTGCTCGTCTACCAGGTGCCGATCCCCGAGCCGCTGCGCTTCCTCGAGCCGCGCGAGACCGAAACGCGCAAGATGCATGCGCTGGAAGAATACGGCCTCATGCATGTGAAGCTCTACGAGGACATCGCTCATAACGGCCGCATCTCGCGGACTTACGCCTATCCGGTGAAGGTCCACGGCCGCTATGTCATGGACCCGTCGCCGACGCCGAAATTCGACAATCCGAAGATGCATATGTCGGACGCGCTGCAGCTCTTCGGCGCCGGACGCGAGAAACGCATCTATGCGGTTCCGCCTTATACCGACGTCGTCAGCCTGGATTTCGAGGATTACCCCTTCGATATCCAGCGCTTCGACAGGCCCTGCGCCCTTTGCGGTGCGGAAGATGTCTATCTCGACGAGGTGGTTCTCGACGACAAGGGCGGGCGGATGTTCGTCTGCTCCGACACCGATCATTGCGAAGACCGCCGCGCGCACGGACATGCCGGCGAGATGCTGGCGCGGGAGGCTGCAGAATGA
- a CDS encoding 2,3-bisphosphoglycerate-dependent phosphoglycerate mutase — protein sequence MSGTLVLVRHGQSDWNLKNLFTGWKDPDLTELGIQEANAGGAALAEYGIKFDVAYTSVLVRAQHTLKLILDKVGQPDLLTIRDQALNERDYGDLSGLNKDDARAKWGEEQVHIWRRSYDVPPPGGESLRDTGARVWPYYLTEILPRVLRGEKVLVAAHGNSLRSLVMVLDKLTREGVLALNLATGVPMVYKLKADSTVASKEVLGDMSGAH from the coding sequence ATGAGCGGTACCCTCGTCCTCGTTCGCCACGGCCAGAGTGACTGGAACCTGAAGAATCTCTTCACCGGCTGGAAGGATCCCGATCTGACCGAGCTCGGCATCCAGGAAGCCAATGCCGGCGGGGCGGCGCTCGCCGAATACGGCATCAAATTCGACGTCGCCTACACCTCCGTGCTGGTGCGCGCGCAGCACACGCTGAAGCTCATCCTCGACAAGGTCGGCCAGCCCGATCTGCTGACGATCCGCGACCAGGCGCTGAACGAGCGCGATTACGGCGATCTCTCCGGCCTCAACAAGGATGATGCGCGCGCCAAATGGGGCGAGGAACAGGTGCATATCTGGCGCCGCTCCTATGACGTGCCGCCGCCCGGCGGTGAAAGCCTGCGCGACACCGGCGCCCGCGTCTGGCCCTACTACCTCACCGAAATTCTGCCGCGCGTGCTCAGAGGCGAGAAGGTGCTGGTTGCCGCGCACGGCAATTCGCTGCGCTCGCTGGTGATGGTGCTCGACAAGCTCACCCGCGAAGGCGTGCTCGCCCTCAACCTCGCGACCGGCGTGCCGATGGTCTACAAGCTGAAGGCGGATTCCACCGTCGCTTCCAAGGAAGTGCTCGGCGACATGTCGGGCGCGCATTAA